A section of the Sedimentisphaera cyanobacteriorum genome encodes:
- a CDS encoding metal-dependent transcriptional regulator: MSKDKELSASLEDYLEAIFTIIAEKGAVRAKDIAAKLNVKAGSVTIALKSLAQTGHINYKPYEVITLTPKGRQEAKEIVRKREILRDFFVEILGADQDTAEQGACSMEHVISEDLVKRLICFTEFIQACPRCGNDIIKKFQEYFDKNLLCSSGNCDGCLTEGIGRLKEEKQRLRGSSEEITLSDIPIGSKCVVRRLKNSTVLKRFAEMGIGRGAVIEVERVAPLGDPIEVKVRGYHLSIRKDEAIYIIVEKQ, encoded by the coding sequence ATGAGCAAAGATAAAGAATTGTCGGCCAGTCTGGAAGATTATCTGGAAGCCATATTCACTATAATAGCAGAAAAGGGAGCCGTCAGGGCGAAGGACATTGCCGCTAAGCTGAATGTTAAGGCGGGGTCTGTAACGATTGCGCTGAAGTCTCTGGCGCAGACAGGGCACATAAACTACAAGCCTTACGAAGTGATAACGCTTACCCCCAAAGGCAGGCAGGAAGCGAAGGAAATTGTTCGAAAGCGTGAAATACTCAGGGATTTCTTTGTGGAGATCCTCGGGGCAGACCAAGACACAGCAGAACAAGGTGCCTGCAGCATGGAGCATGTTATATCGGAAGACCTGGTTAAGCGTCTAATCTGCTTCACTGAATTTATTCAGGCCTGCCCGCGATGCGGAAACGATATAATAAAGAAATTTCAAGAATACTTTGACAAAAACCTTCTCTGCAGCTCGGGAAACTGCGACGGATGTCTTACCGAGGGGATCGGCCGCTTAAAAGAAGAGAAGCAGAGGCTCAGGGGCAGCTCCGAGGAAATTACTTTGTCTGATATTCCGATAGGCAGCAAATGCGTTGTAAGAAGGCTGAAAAATTCAACAGTCTTAAAGCGTTTTGCTGAGATGGGCATCGGCAGAGGCGCTGTTATTGAGGTGGAGAGGGTTGCCCCGCTCGGCGATCCGATTGAGGTGAAAGTTAGAGGGTATCATCTTTCTATCAGAAAAG